In the genome of Oxalobacter aliiformigenes, one region contains:
- a CDS encoding GNAT family N-acetyltransferase — protein sequence MNVVVNKADSSDLRDLVVLTCEFLEDVASQSGMAGFVPDDQKIREKLPEFLDMPDYAVFVARSPKGHPFGFCTVFQMPVQIREEPYAILDRLYVRRDYRRRQIGRLLVEEAKRFTRSCKGKRLQATLPAFFVMEEALAFFRAERFYETGGRKHKIAV from the coding sequence ATGAATGTCGTCGTCAACAAAGCGGATAGTAGTGACTTGCGTGATCTGGTGGTATTGACATGCGAGTTTCTGGAAGATGTCGCTTCACAGTCCGGTATGGCCGGTTTTGTTCCGGATGATCAGAAAATCAGGGAAAAACTTCCGGAATTTCTGGATATGCCGGATTACGCTGTTTTTGTGGCAAGGTCTCCGAAAGGACATCCTTTCGGATTTTGTACGGTTTTCCAGATGCCGGTACAGATACGTGAAGAACCTTATGCGATTCTGGACAGACTGTATGTCAGACGCGATTACCGGCGCAGGCAGATCGGTCGTCTGTTGGTTGAGGAAGCCAAACGATTTACACGCTCATGCAAGGGTAAACGCCTTCAGGCAACCTTGCCGGCTTTTTTCGTGATGGAAGAGGCACTTGCCTTTTTCAGGGCGGAACGTTTTTATGAAACGGGCGGGCGCAAACACAAAATTGCCGTTTGA
- the miaA gene encoding tRNA (adenosine(37)-N6)-dimethylallyltransferase MiaA, translated as MKETKQPVIAIMGPTASGKTAAALEIARHIPSEIMSVDSALVYRDMDIGTAKPSKEERAAVPHHLIDIIDPSEVYSAARFRDDALQLIADIHKRGKLPLLVGGTMLYFNALTSGLDMLPPANPAIRTRLDQEAARTGWPALHARLAELDPETAGKLKPNDSQRIQRALEVIELTGKPLSALQSGKKQDNLPFHLIPIALEPSDRSQLHKRIAQRFDQMLENDRLIEEVRQLRNRGDLHLGIPSMRCVGYRQTWQYLDGEFDRNTLREKGIAATRQLAKRQLTWLRAMPERIVIDCLSPDAIHQIMNHIGKLNIPGSVMTG; from the coding sequence ATGAAGGAAACAAAACAACCTGTTATAGCCATCATGGGCCCGACTGCATCGGGAAAAACGGCCGCCGCACTTGAAATCGCCCGTCATATCCCGTCTGAAATCATGTCCGTCGATTCAGCCCTTGTATACCGTGACATGGATATCGGAACGGCCAAACCATCCAAAGAAGAGCGTGCGGCCGTCCCTCATCACCTCATCGACATCATCGATCCGTCAGAAGTCTATTCCGCAGCACGGTTTCGTGACGATGCCCTGCAACTGATTGCCGACATCCACAAACGGGGAAAACTGCCCCTGCTCGTCGGCGGGACCATGCTTTATTTCAACGCGCTGACCAGTGGTCTGGATATGCTTCCCCCCGCCAATCCGGCCATCAGAACCCGACTGGATCAAGAAGCCGCCCGAACAGGATGGCCGGCCCTGCATGCCAGACTGGCAGAACTGGATCCGGAAACAGCCGGTAAATTGAAACCGAATGATTCCCAACGTATCCAGAGAGCGCTTGAGGTCATCGAATTGACCGGAAAACCCTTATCCGCCCTGCAATCCGGAAAAAAACAGGACAACCTTCCTTTCCATCTGATTCCCATCGCACTGGAACCGTCTGACCGGAGCCAGTTACACAAACGAATAGCACAACGGTTCGACCAGATGCTTGAAAACGACAGACTGATAGAAGAAGTCAGACAACTGCGCAACCGTGGAGACCTTCACCTCGGGATACCTTCCATGCGTTGTGTCGGCTATCGCCAGACTTGGCAATATCTTGATGGAGAATTTGACCGCAACACTTTGCGCGAAAAAGGTATTGCAGCGACCCGGCAACTCGCCAAACGGCAATTGACCTGGCTGCGCGCCATGCCGGAACGGATAGTGATCGACTGTCTCTCCCCTGACGCAATTCACCAGATCATGAACCATATCGGTAAACTGAACATTCCAGGCTCTGTGATGACTGGCTGA
- a CDS encoding DegT/DnrJ/EryC1/StrS family aminotransferase yields MSIYVTRPFLPPKEEFLKKVSDIFDRGILTNQGPNVQEFEQTMRKFLGIEHFHYVTNGTIALQLALHALGITEGEVITTPFSYVATVSSILWERCTPVFVDIEPKNFTIDVSKIEEAITPRTKAIMPVHVFGYACDVDAIESIAKKHDLKVIYDAAHTFGSFYKGRALCSYGDISTLSFHATKLFHTIEGGGCLVQDKDVSDKLNLLRRFGHEGDSHYMLGINAKQDEFNAAMGLCNFRYLKEIIAERKKISELYNSLLIKKIERPKEQRNLEYNYAYYPVLFESENELLAAFDRLRKMDIYPRRYFYPSLNKLHYLKVKNNNPISEDISSRIACLPLFVGMKEETVKAICSRL; encoded by the coding sequence ATGAGTATTTATGTAACGCGACCTTTTTTGCCTCCGAAAGAGGAATTTTTGAAAAAAGTTTCCGATATCTTTGATCGGGGTATTTTGACTAATCAGGGGCCAAATGTTCAGGAATTTGAACAGACGATGCGGAAATTTCTTGGGATTGAACATTTTCACTACGTAACAAACGGAACGATTGCGCTTCAACTTGCTCTTCATGCTTTGGGGATTACGGAAGGTGAGGTAATCACAACACCATTCAGTTATGTGGCAACGGTATCTTCGATACTCTGGGAACGTTGTACGCCTGTATTTGTTGATATTGAACCTAAAAATTTCACGATTGATGTTTCAAAAATTGAAGAGGCGATTACCCCTAGAACCAAAGCAATCATGCCTGTACATGTTTTTGGTTATGCATGTGATGTAGATGCAATAGAAAGTATTGCCAAAAAGCATGATTTGAAGGTCATATATGATGCGGCTCATACATTTGGTAGTTTCTACAAGGGAAGAGCGCTTTGTTCTTATGGCGATATTTCGACCCTTTCGTTTCATGCGACAAAGCTTTTTCATACTATTGAAGGAGGGGGCTGCCTTGTGCAAGACAAGGATGTTTCCGATAAGTTGAATTTACTTAGGCGTTTTGGGCATGAAGGGGATTCGCATTATATGTTAGGCATAAATGCTAAACAGGATGAGTTCAATGCTGCTATGGGTTTATGTAACTTTCGGTACCTAAAAGAAATTATTGCTGAACGTAAAAAAATATCAGAACTTTATAATTCATTGCTTATAAAAAAAATAGAGCGTCCTAAAGAACAGAGAAATTTAGAGTATAACTACGCTTACTATCCCGTACTCTTTGAGAGTGAAAATGAACTTTTGGCTGCGTTTGATCGCTTGCGAAAAATGGATATTTATCCTCGTCGGTATTTTTATCCTAGCTTGAATAAATTACACTATCTAAAAGTAAAAAATAATAATCCGATTTCTGAAGACATTTCATCACGGATTGCATGTTTGCCACTTTTTGTTGGAATGAAAGAGGAAACAGTAAAAGCAATCTGTAGCAGATTGTAA
- the mutL gene encoding DNA mismatch repair endonuclease MutL produces METEIRQVPPLKKGIIRLLPDTLISQIAAGEVVERPSAVVKELLENAVDAGATQIDIRLENGGIRRIAISDNGCGIPPEQLQLALTRHATSKITSLDDLENVATLGFRGEALASIASVADLTLQSRTAEQPHAWQIRGNDPSRILTPSSGTQGTRVEVNELYANTPARRKFLKSEQTEYGHCAEIVRRIALAQPGIRFTLTHNGKITAQYNANNLPQRCNQILGETLSQSQLPVDLTVGEGKDKLSLNGFIGLPTASRTRGDMQYFYVNGRFVRDRLLTHAVRAAYEDVLHGNRFPVYILYLTLDPSRVDVNVHPAKIEVRFRDSRAIHHFIYQSISRILARTMEPGPDTEEQFSSSLIQSPPDQGAVSWRNTPPPTRFRIEQKTESYGTLFKKALHQTDTAVSFNPPKTETPSEPGFQSVQGDFPAPEGAEEFPLGFALAQLHDIYILAQNRQGLVLVDMHAAHERIVYEKLKNALNEKNLETQALLIPITLKISEVEAGTVTENRETLLELGFDVSPLSPETIAIRTVPTLLKQADIPTVMHNILRDLHEYGTSRVAREKRNELLATVACHNAVRANRVLTIPEMNALLRQMETTERADQCNHGRPTWTQLALSDLDALFMRGQ; encoded by the coding sequence ATGGAAACGGAAATCAGACAAGTCCCTCCTTTAAAAAAAGGTATCATCCGGCTGTTGCCCGATACGCTCATTTCCCAGATTGCGGCAGGTGAAGTTGTCGAACGCCCCTCAGCCGTCGTCAAGGAATTGCTGGAAAATGCTGTCGATGCCGGCGCGACACAGATCGATATCCGGCTCGAAAACGGAGGAATCAGGCGAATCGCCATCAGTGACAACGGTTGCGGCATTCCGCCGGAACAGCTTCAGCTGGCCCTGACCCGCCACGCCACGTCCAAAATCACCTCACTGGACGATCTTGAAAACGTCGCCACACTGGGATTCAGGGGAGAGGCACTTGCCTCCATCGCTTCCGTCGCCGATTTGACTCTTCAGTCCAGAACGGCAGAACAACCCCATGCATGGCAAATCAGGGGAAACGATCCCTCCAGAATCCTGACCCCTTCTTCAGGTACACAGGGAACACGGGTAGAAGTCAACGAACTGTATGCCAATACACCGGCACGACGGAAATTTCTGAAATCGGAACAAACCGAATATGGTCATTGCGCCGAAATTGTTCGCCGGATCGCCCTTGCCCAGCCCGGTATCCGCTTCACGCTTACGCACAATGGAAAAATAACCGCCCAATACAATGCCAACAATCTGCCCCAACGCTGCAACCAGATTCTGGGAGAAACGCTTTCGCAATCCCAGTTGCCGGTTGACTTGACGGTTGGCGAAGGCAAGGACAAACTGTCTCTGAACGGCTTTATCGGCCTTCCGACCGCATCAAGAACCCGTGGCGACATGCAGTATTTTTATGTCAACGGCCGTTTCGTTCGGGACAGACTATTGACCCATGCCGTTCGCGCTGCCTATGAAGACGTATTGCACGGCAACCGTTTTCCTGTCTATATCCTGTATCTGACACTGGATCCATCCCGGGTGGATGTCAACGTCCACCCGGCAAAAATCGAAGTCCGCTTTCGCGACAGCCGTGCCATCCACCATTTCATTTACCAGTCGATCAGTCGCATACTGGCCCGGACAATGGAACCCGGCCCGGACACGGAAGAACAGTTTTCATCCTCGCTTATCCAGTCACCACCAGATCAGGGAGCGGTTTCATGGAGAAACACTCCTCCCCCGACCCGTTTCAGGATTGAACAGAAAACAGAATCATACGGCACTCTTTTCAAGAAAGCATTACACCAGACGGACACGGCAGTCTCTTTCAATCCACCCAAAACGGAAACACCATCAGAGCCGGGATTCCAGTCCGTACAGGGCGACTTCCCTGCTCCGGAAGGGGCAGAAGAATTTCCGTTGGGTTTCGCACTCGCACAACTGCATGACATTTATATTCTGGCTCAAAACAGGCAAGGCCTCGTACTCGTCGACATGCATGCCGCACACGAACGCATTGTGTACGAAAAACTCAAAAACGCTCTCAACGAAAAAAACCTCGAAACCCAGGCACTGCTCATTCCGATCACACTGAAAATCAGCGAAGTTGAAGCCGGCACCGTTACCGAAAACAGGGAAACACTGCTGGAACTGGGATTTGATGTATCGCCCCTGTCTCCCGAAACCATCGCGATCCGGACTGTACCGACCCTTTTGAAACAGGCCGATATCCCGACAGTCATGCACAATATTCTTCGTGATCTGCATGAATACGGAACCTCCCGGGTCGCCCGGGAAAAAAGAAACGAACTGCTGGCAACCGTCGCTTGTCACAATGCCGTCCGTGCCAACCGTGTCCTGACGATTCCGGAAATGAACGCCCTCCTCCGCCAGATGGAAACCACAGAGCGTGCAGACCAGTGCAATCACGGCAGACCGACCTGGACCCAACTGGCCCTTTCCGATCTTGACGCGCTTTTCATGCGGGGGCAGTAA
- a CDS encoding VTT domain-containing protein yields the protein MDFMQLLGVILHVDKALGTIISQYGTWVYVVLFAIIFCETGLVVAPFLPGDSLLFIAGAFCATGAMHLELLIILLIIAAVTGDNLNYFIGRKIGRAVFTRDYRWIDKKALHYTHVFFEKHGGKTITMCRFVPLVRTFAPFVAGVTEMHLLKFQLYNVAGAIVWVVGLVLGGYFFGNIPVIRNHLNTIVLLGVCAAVVPVILGGLWKLFQRALRSN from the coding sequence ATGGATTTCATGCAATTGCTCGGCGTGATTCTGCATGTCGATAAGGCTTTGGGTACGATTATTTCCCAATATGGAACGTGGGTATATGTCGTTCTGTTCGCTATCATTTTCTGTGAGACTGGTCTGGTTGTGGCTCCCTTTCTTCCGGGGGATTCTCTTTTGTTCATTGCCGGTGCGTTTTGTGCGACCGGTGCGATGCATCTTGAATTGCTGATCATTCTGCTGATTATCGCCGCGGTTACCGGGGATAATCTGAATTATTTTATCGGGCGGAAAATCGGGAGGGCTGTTTTCACCAGGGATTACCGGTGGATCGACAAGAAAGCCCTGCATTATACTCATGTCTTTTTTGAAAAACATGGCGGTAAAACCATCACTATGTGCCGTTTTGTCCCTCTGGTACGTACATTCGCTCCATTTGTGGCCGGTGTGACGGAAATGCATCTGTTAAAATTCCAGCTTTACAATGTTGCCGGTGCAATTGTCTGGGTGGTGGGACTGGTTCTGGGGGGGTATTTCTTTGGCAATATTCCCGTTATTCGGAACCATCTGAATACGATCGTGCTGCTCGGTGTCTGTGCAGCAGTTGTTCCGGTTATTCTTGGCGGTCTCTGGAAGCTTTTCCAGAGAGCTTTGCGTTCTAACTGA
- a CDS encoding FkbM family methyltransferase: MFYIRNSRRAFEAIPIASDALNKVSDDFYNDFLAVVKYCAVNIKLQKYLRLSFNMSPEPYGIDSNSVSDLIEHAKEFCKPGGKHWQWLYSNMADIDSKLLLLTVLAYRAIGWRYVKMPLDTEAFWEAMKILSGLEAEGESFSEKITNLRKINLRQFGYDVELFSDGFGIFNEFIYSQYEFRGRWNVYTPQNGDVVLDCGACFGGTSLYFASRSGETGRVISFEFLPENLVVFKENMRLNPHLSPNITLVPRPVWTKPDIKMSIEGTGPATQVFVDDFAGKSLEETVSSSNSWHCFSTSIDQTVDNLGLEKVDYIKMDIEGAEMMALRGAESTIRKFRPTLAICVYHKLIDFYELPEFINSLDLGYRFYFSHSTVHGDESVIFAIARDIAVPVKPLYILEKEMKEEVQTTKNLLLESEKKIRNISFRDWLYNKICNR; the protein is encoded by the coding sequence ATGTTTTATATTAGAAATTCTCGTCGTGCTTTTGAAGCCATTCCAATTGCAAGCGATGCGCTAAATAAAGTATCTGATGATTTTTATAATGATTTTCTTGCTGTAGTGAAGTATTGTGCTGTTAATATAAAGCTCCAGAAGTATCTTCGGCTTTCTTTTAACATGTCTCCTGAGCCCTATGGAATAGATTCGAATTCCGTAAGTGATTTAATTGAGCACGCTAAGGAATTTTGCAAACCTGGAGGAAAACATTGGCAATGGCTTTATAGCAATATGGCAGATATAGATTCTAAATTATTGTTATTAACTGTTTTAGCATATCGTGCAATTGGATGGAGATATGTAAAAATGCCTTTGGATACGGAGGCTTTTTGGGAAGCAATGAAGATTTTGTCTGGATTGGAGGCAGAGGGTGAGTCATTTTCTGAAAAAATAACTAATTTAAGAAAGATTAATCTCCGACAATTTGGATATGATGTAGAATTATTTTCTGATGGGTTTGGCATATTTAACGAATTTATTTATTCGCAATATGAATTTCGAGGTAGATGGAATGTTTATACACCTCAAAATGGCGATGTCGTTCTTGATTGTGGCGCATGTTTTGGGGGAACATCACTTTATTTTGCAAGCAGATCAGGTGAAACCGGACGTGTTATTTCTTTTGAATTCTTGCCAGAAAATTTAGTAGTATTTAAAGAAAATATGCGTTTAAATCCTCATCTTAGTCCAAATATTACGTTAGTACCTAGGCCTGTATGGACAAAACCTGATATAAAAATGTCAATTGAAGGAACTGGACCGGCAACTCAGGTGTTTGTTGATGATTTTGCCGGTAAGTCATTAGAAGAAACGGTTTCTTCTTCGAATTCTTGGCATTGTTTTTCTACATCGATTGATCAGACCGTTGATAATTTAGGTCTGGAAAAAGTAGATTATATAAAAATGGATATTGAAGGCGCGGAAATGATGGCTTTAAGAGGAGCAGAAAGTACAATCAGAAAATTCCGTCCTACGTTAGCTATTTGTGTATATCACAAATTGATTGATTTTTATGAATTGCCTGAATTCATTAATAGTCTTGATTTAGGGTACCGTTTTTATTTTTCCCATAGTACTGTACATGGAGATGAAAGTGTAATTTTTGCAATAGCAAGAGATATTGCTGTACCTGTCAAACCATTGTATATCCTTGAAAAGGAAATGAAGGAAGAGGTACAAACCACTAAAAATTTGTTGTTAGAATCAGAGAAAAAAATAAGAAATATTTCATTTCGTGATTGGCTTTATAATAAAATTTGTAATAGGTAG
- a CDS encoding homospermidine synthase, which produces MENKLANFTGKIIFIGFGSIAKGVLPLFLRHLPLTPDRIRIIAADPDNEEIASRYNIPYHQIRLTESNYRPVLEPLLEKGDFLVNLSVFVSSIALIELCREKEVLYIDTSIEPWEGGYTDTSASASARSNYALREAALEFGRINPGGSTAIVCQGANPGMVSGFLKQALLNVAKDNGIDARPATREDWATLARQLDIRVIHVAERDTQNTSVRKKRNEFVNTWSIDGFIGEGLQPAELGWGTHEKHWPKDAGTHSFGCQAAIYLNQPGAATQVRSWTPMEGPYHGFLITHSESISIADYLTVRENGEVVYRPTVHYAYHPSDDAVLSVHELAGKNWQEQPVKRLMRDEIEEGVDELGVLLMGNPKGVYWYGSHLGIDEARKSAPYNNATSLQVAAGVLAGVIWAIRNPGLGVIEPDDINHETMLEIARPYLGEVIGSYGEWTPLENRNWPFEEDIDPEDPFQFKNIRVK; this is translated from the coding sequence TTGGAAAACAAACTCGCAAATTTTACGGGAAAAATCATTTTCATCGGTTTCGGCAGTATTGCAAAAGGCGTTCTCCCGTTATTTTTGCGGCATCTACCGCTTACTCCCGACCGTATCCGGATCATCGCCGCCGATCCGGACAATGAAGAGATCGCCAGCCGTTATAACATCCCCTATCATCAAATCCGTCTGACAGAAAGCAATTACCGTCCCGTTCTGGAACCTCTTCTCGAAAAAGGTGATTTTCTGGTCAATTTATCCGTTTTCGTATCCAGTATAGCCCTGATTGAACTCTGCAGAGAAAAAGAAGTACTGTATATCGACACATCCATCGAACCCTGGGAAGGCGGCTATACCGATACCAGCGCGTCCGCTTCGGCACGTTCCAATTATGCCCTGCGCGAAGCCGCACTCGAATTCGGCCGCATAAACCCCGGAGGGTCGACCGCAATTGTATGTCAGGGCGCAAATCCGGGTATGGTATCCGGTTTCCTCAAGCAGGCACTTCTTAATGTCGCCAAAGACAACGGTATCGACGCCAGACCGGCCACACGTGAAGACTGGGCTACCCTGGCACGGCAGCTGGACATCAGGGTCATTCATGTCGCCGAACGCGATACCCAGAACACTTCTGTCAGAAAAAAACGGAACGAGTTCGTCAACACCTGGTCGATCGACGGTTTTATCGGCGAGGGTCTCCAGCCGGCCGAACTTGGCTGGGGAACCCATGAAAAACACTGGCCCAAAGATGCCGGAACCCATTCATTCGGATGTCAGGCCGCCATCTATCTCAACCAGCCCGGCGCAGCCACACAAGTCCGAAGCTGGACACCGATGGAAGGACCCTACCACGGTTTCCTCATTACCCATTCCGAATCCATTTCCATTGCCGATTATCTGACCGTTCGGGAAAACGGCGAAGTGGTTTATCGCCCGACCGTTCATTATGCCTACCATCCCAGCGATGACGCGGTTCTCTCCGTTCATGAACTGGCAGGCAAAAACTGGCAGGAACAACCCGTCAAACGCCTCATGCGCGATGAAATCGAGGAAGGGGTGGATGAACTGGGCGTACTTCTGATGGGCAATCCGAAAGGCGTTTACTGGTATGGTTCGCATCTCGGTATCGATGAAGCCCGTAAAAGTGCTCCTTACAACAACGCAACCAGTCTGCAAGTCGCGGCAGGGGTATTGGCCGGCGTCATCTGGGCAATCCGGAACCCGGGTCTGGGAGTTATCGAACCGGACGATATCAACCACGAAACCATGCTGGAAATCGCACGACCCTATCTGGGCGAAGTCATCGGCTCTTATGGCGAGTGGACTCCGCTTGAAAACCGGAACTGGCCTTTCGAGGAAGATATCGATCCGGAAGATCCGTTCCAGTTCAAGAATATCCGTGTCAAATAG
- a CDS encoding Gfo/Idh/MocA family protein: MNRKRKHEKIRLAFVGGAINSAVGRAHFVSSQMDGMFQLVAGCFSRNKNINIESGYVYGVPENRIYFSLEDLIHDEKNNIDAIVILTPQDQHINQLEKCVTKGIPVICEKALVSNLDEVVLLRDLYRKYGGFLRVTYNYTGYPIVREIREIIRKGILGKIQQVKIEMPQEGFLKKNVDGNPVVPQNWRLYDGSIPTISLDLGIHVHHLVDFLIQEKPIKLVAHAANYGNFKGIVDNINVLANYTNDVFVNIWYSKTALGNRNGLKFYIYGERGAVEWQQERPEIFYLYKDTGERSILDRGNAGIFCANDVVYSRFKVGHPAGYIEAFANYYCDIAKDLFAFWEDKKDRKGPYVFGLDESIEGLVFLSSVSRSIAEGKWVKVPENVL; encoded by the coding sequence ATGAATAGAAAAAGAAAACATGAGAAGATTAGGCTTGCATTTGTTGGGGGAGCTATCAATTCTGCTGTTGGTCGCGCACATTTTGTTTCTTCTCAAATGGATGGTATGTTTCAATTAGTTGCAGGGTGTTTCAGTCGCAATAAAAATATTAATATAGAATCTGGTTATGTATATGGAGTTCCTGAAAATCGAATTTACTTTTCTTTAGAGGATTTAATACATGATGAAAAAAATAATATTGATGCTATCGTTATTTTGACACCGCAGGATCAGCACATTAATCAACTGGAAAAATGTGTTACAAAAGGAATTCCTGTAATATGTGAAAAGGCGCTTGTTTCCAACCTTGATGAAGTTGTGCTTTTACGTGATCTGTACCGAAAATATGGCGGTTTTTTAAGAGTAACTTACAACTATACTGGATATCCAATCGTTCGAGAAATTCGTGAAATTATACGTAAAGGTATTCTTGGAAAGATACAGCAAGTTAAAATAGAAATGCCTCAAGAAGGGTTTTTGAAAAAAAATGTTGATGGAAATCCAGTAGTTCCTCAAAATTGGCGATTATATGATGGAAGTATACCTACTATCTCACTTGATTTGGGAATACATGTTCATCATTTAGTCGATTTTTTAATTCAAGAGAAACCTATTAAACTCGTTGCTCATGCAGCAAACTATGGTAACTTTAAAGGTATTGTCGATAATATTAATGTATTGGCTAATTATACCAATGATGTATTTGTTAATATCTGGTACAGCAAGACTGCTCTCGGAAACAGAAATGGCCTAAAGTTCTATATATATGGAGAGCGAGGTGCAGTAGAGTGGCAGCAAGAAAGACCAGAAATTTTCTATCTCTATAAAGATACTGGAGAACGTAGTATATTGGATAGAGGTAATGCAGGGATTTTTTGTGCAAACGATGTAGTCTATTCTAGGTTTAAGGTAGGGCATCCAGCTGGATATATAGAAGCATTTGCGAATTATTATTGTGATATCGCTAAAGATTTGTTTGCTTTTTGGGAAGATAAAAAGGATAGAAAAGGCCCTTATGTTTTTGGGTTAGATGAATCCATTGAAGGATTGGTTTTTTTGAGTTCGGTAAGTCGTTCAATAGCTGAAGGAAAATGGGTGAAAGTACCTGAAAATGTGCTTTAG
- a CDS encoding ATP-grasp domain-containing protein produces MKILLLDTNISSFPIYLELKKLTNNVYVCGSNDEDFLARIARKKYIKLDYSDLQSLKRHILKENYSAVVPGCNDISYLTCSKIKESNKNVVIDPIDKTEILFNKEKFRSYSALKKLPVPKVFKVHGLNDIRVKVLVKPVDSYSGRGIRIIENEEELIGAIEEAKCYSRSKNFIIEEYVNGNLYSHTAFICNGKIVQDFIVAEYGSANEFVVDTSYIDYFFDKNLLKEIRQCIEYIVNDLKLQDGLLHTQLISNGNRFWLIELTRRCPGDLYSRLVELSTGYPYAKMYLKGFLGILHKEEICKKNDYVLRHTVTTDEELDFYSINYHVSINLIDYFSLAKSGERIKKSPFGRVGIMFVSCDNKNDICRIKDIIMRRGLYSLSV; encoded by the coding sequence ATGAAAATTCTTCTTCTTGATACGAATATTTCTTCTTTCCCTATTTATCTGGAATTGAAGAAATTGACGAATAATGTGTATGTTTGTGGCAGTAATGATGAAGATTTTCTGGCTCGTATAGCAAGAAAAAAATATATAAAATTAGATTATAGTGATCTTCAAAGTTTAAAAAGACACATATTAAAAGAAAATTATTCGGCGGTTGTTCCTGGTTGCAATGATATTTCTTATCTTACTTGTTCAAAGATTAAGGAAAGCAATAAAAATGTTGTTATTGATCCAATAGATAAGACAGAAATATTATTTAATAAAGAAAAATTCAGATCTTACTCTGCCTTAAAAAAACTTCCTGTGCCCAAAGTTTTTAAGGTTCATGGCTTAAATGATATAAGAGTAAAGGTTCTGGTAAAACCAGTAGATTCTTATAGTGGAAGAGGGATAAGGATTATTGAAAATGAGGAAGAATTGATAGGAGCAATTGAGGAAGCTAAATGTTATTCACGTTCGAAAAATTTTATTATTGAAGAATATGTTAATGGAAATCTTTATAGTCATACTGCATTTATTTGTAATGGAAAGATTGTTCAAGATTTTATTGTAGCAGAATATGGCTCTGCCAATGAGTTTGTTGTTGATACAAGTTATATAGATTACTTTTTTGATAAGAATCTTCTTAAAGAAATCAGGCAGTGTATTGAATATATTGTTAATGATCTGAAACTTCAGGATGGTTTGTTGCATACCCAGTTAATTAGCAATGGAAACAGGTTTTGGCTGATTGAACTTACTCGTCGTTGCCCAGGTGATCTTTATTCTAGATTAGTTGAATTGTCTACGGGATATCCTTATGCCAAAATGTATTTGAAAGGTTTTTTAGGAATTTTGCATAAAGAAGAGATATGTAAAAAAAACGATTATGTGTTAAGGCATACAGTAACTACTGATGAAGAATTGGATTTTTATTCCATTAATTATCATGTTTCAATAAATCTGATTGATTATTTTTCTCTCGCGAAATCGGGAGAACGTATAAAAAAGAGTCCATTTGGTAGAGTAGGTATTATGTTTGTGTCTTGTGATAACAAAAATGATATTTGTAGAATAAAAGACATTATCATGCGACGTGGTTTGTATTCACTTTCTGTATAA